A genomic region of Gadus macrocephalus chromosome 5, ASM3116895v1 contains the following coding sequences:
- the manba gene encoding beta-mannosidase isoform X1, which translates to MTRKKVSEVRVREETSPLLRDVNMTMPPTCSGLLCLSLLLGKSLLVSSVQVVTTGQQNISLNGKWTLENSNGSLSLPAEVPGCVHTALLKQGYIQDPYYRFNDVAYGWIALDNWTYTTTFTVPSDMRAKQRVMLVFEGIDTISTVSLNGAAVGRTDNMFLQYDFSVGALLTEGDNVLTVSLASPVRYAAQRSEAHSYRVPPDCPPEVQRGQCHVNYIRKEQSSFSWDWGPSFPTAGLWKGVRLEAYDVLRVVHLATVPVYNQTSSGWSLQVELQVEVVAEVTRGQLTLSLPGLDTRQTFPVQFLPGRTRNTYTLHVTTSGAVELWWPSGHGDQPSYPLTLQGVLGPGLTFTADTKVYFRTVELVQEPVPGSPGLSFYFRVNGKAVFMKGSNWIPTHSFQDLVSPAVVRSLLESAVAANMNALRVWGGGVYQQDLFYSLCDELGVMVWQDFMFACALYPTEEDFMDSVREEVRQQVRRLKSHPSVVLWSGNNENEAALATNWFGIPGPERPLYVKDYVKLYVDNIRALVLEEDQSRPFLASSPTNGLASERQGWVADDPYDPRYGDSHYYSYSRDCWDWGAFPRTRFASEYGFQSWPSFSALQKVSVPEDWSWDGPFSSHRQHHAEGNRQMLEQAGLHYHLPNATDPLRRYRHTLYITQVMQAQCVKAQTEFYRRSRSEVVGGKGHTMGALYWQLNDIWQAPSWSSIEFGGKWKMLHYFAQRFFAPVLPVGFEDGVSMVMYAVSDLSVDLNLTAQVSVLSWSRLDPVCTLSSPATLVRGNSATPIFRQPVDALLEGCGNCTRRSCLLAFHLEDPHGARWGPANHHFLCSPRDAEGIEAPNITAEVRGDGERGYTVTLRSTSVAPFVWLDAGDVAGRFGSNGFLMASRSREVGFVPWGPTSAEELGRALTVTSLRDVY; encoded by the exons ATGACACGGAAGAAAGTCTCGGAAGTACGAGTCAGAGAGGAAACTTCTCCGCTACTCCGCGATGTAAACATGACCATGCCTCCGACGTGCAGCGGGCTGTTGTGTTTATCTCTGCTCCTGGGGAAGAGCCTCCTCGTTTCGTCCGTGCAAGTTGTTACCACAGGTCAGCAGAACATCAGTCTGAACGGTAAATGGACTCTGGAGAACTCCAACGGATCCCTGTCGTTGCCTGCAGAGGTCCCGGGCTGCGTGCATACGGCCCTGCTGAAGCAGGGGTACATACAG GACCCTTACTACAGGTTCAACGATGTGGCCTACGGCTGGATCGCGTTGGACAACTGGACGTACACGACCACGTTCACTGTGCCTTCCGACATGAG AGCCAAGCAGAGAGTGATGCTGGTCTTTGAGGGCATCGACACCATATCTACAGTCTCTCTAAACGGAGCCGCTGTCGGCAGGACAGACAACATGTTCCTGCAATAC GACTTCAGCGTGGGGGCCCTGTTGACGGAGGGGGACAACGTGCTGACGGTTAGCCTAGCGTCGCCGGTGCGCTACGCCGCCCAGCGCAGCGAGGCGCACTCCTACAGGGTGCCTCCTGACTGCCCCCCGGAGGTCCAGCGGGGGCAGTGCCACGTCAACTACATCAGGAAg GAGCAGAGCTCCTTCAGCTGGGACTGGGGTCCCTCCTTCCCCACCGCAGGGCTCTGGAAGGGGGTCCGCCTGGAGGCCTACGACGTCCTCCGTGTGGTCCACCTCGCCACCGTCCCTGTCTACA ACCAGACCAGCTCTGGGTGGAGCCTGCAGGTGGAGctccaggtggaggtggtggcggaggtgaCCCGCGGCcagctcaccctctccctccctgggcTGGACACGCGGCAGACCTTCCCTGTGCAGTTCCTCCCTGGGAGGACCAGGAACACGTACACACTGCACGTCACCACG AGCGGAGCGGTGGAGCTGTGGTGGCCCAGCGGCCACGGGGACCAGCCCTCCTACCCCCTCACCCTTCAGGGGGTCCTGGGGCCGGGGCTGACCTTCACCGCAGACACCAAG GTGTATTTCCGCACAGTGGAGCTGGTCCAGGAACCGGTCCCGGGTTCCCCCGGCCTCAGCTTCTACTTCCGGGTCAATGGGAAGGCGGTTTTCATGAAGGGGTCGAACTGGATCCCAACACACTCCTTCCAGGACCTGGTCTCTCCCGCTGT CGTCCGGTCGCTGCTGGAGTCGGCGGTGGCGGCCAACATGAACGCTCTGAgggtgtggggagggggcgTGTACCAGCAGGACCTGTTCTACAGCCTCTGTGAtgagctgggtgtcatg GTCTGGCAGGACTTCATGTTCGCCTGCGCCCTCTACCCCACGGAGGAGGACTTCATGGACAGCGTCCGCGAGGAGGTCCGCCAACAG GTGAGGCGTCTGAAGTCCCACCCCTCAGTGGTGCTGTGGAGTGGGAACAACGAGAACGAGGCCGCCCTGGCAACCAACTGGTTCGGGATCCCGGGGCCCGAGAGGCCCCTGTACGTCAAGGACTACGTGAAGCTGTACGTGGACAACATCAGGGCCCTCGTCCTGGAG GAGGACCAGAGCCGGCCCTTCCTGGCGTCCAGCCCCACCAACGGGCTGGCCTCGGAGCGCCAGGGCTGGGTGGCCGACGACCCCTACGACCCCCGCTACGGGGACTCCCACTACTACAGCTACAGCCGCGACTGCTGGGACTGGGGCGCCTTCCCCCGCACGCGCTTCGCCTCCGAGTACGGCTTCCAGTCCTGGCCCTCCTTCTCCGCCCTGCAGAAG GTCTCGGTCCCAGAGGACTGGAGCTGGGACGGCCCGTTCTCCTCCCACCGCCAGCACCACGCCGAGGGGAACCGGCAGATGCTGGAGCAGGCGGGCCTCCACTACCACCTGCCCAACGCCACGGACCCCCTCAGGAGATACAGACACACGCTGTACATCACGCAG GTGATGCAGGCCCAGTGCGTCAAGGCCCAGACGGAGTTCTACAGGCGGAGTCGGAGCGAGGTCGTCGGGGGCAAAGGTCACACCATGGGCGCCCTCTACTGGCAGCTCAACGACATCTGGCAGGCCCCCTCTTGGTCCTCCATCG AGTTCGGGGGCAAGTGGAAGATGCTGCACTACTTTGCCCAGCGGTTCTTCGCTCCGGTTCTGCCAGTGGGGTTCGAGGACGGCGTTTCCATGGTGATGTACGCCGTGTCTGACCTGAGCGTCGACCTCAATCTCACAGCCCAG GTCTCAGTGTTGTCCTGGTCCCGGCTGGACCCCGTGTGCACGCTGAGCTCGCCCGCGACCCTCGTGCGGGGGAACAGCGCCACGCCCATCTTCCGGCAGCCCGTCGACGCCTTGCTCGAGGGCTGTGGAAACTGCACCCGCCGCTCTTGCTTGCTGGCCTTCCACCTGGAGGACCCCCACGGGGCCCGGTGGGGCCCGGCAAACCACCACTTCCTCTGCTCGCCGCGAGACGCAGAGGGCATAGAGGCCCCTAACATCACT GCGGAGGTGCGTGGGGACGGGGAGCGAGGCTACACCGTCACCCTGCGCTCCACCTCCGTGGCCCCCTTCGTCTGGCTGGACGCGGGGGACGTCGCCGGGCGCTTCGGCTCCAACGGCTTCCTCATGGCCTCCAGGAGCCGGGAGGTGGGCTTCGTCCCCTGGGGCCCCACCAGCGCGGAGGAACTGGGCCGGGCCCTCACAGTCACCTCGCTGAGGGACGTCTACTGA
- the manba gene encoding beta-mannosidase isoform X2 has translation MTRKKVSEVRVREETSPLLRDVNMTMPPTCSGLLCLSLLLGKSLLVSSVQVVTTGQQNISLNGKWTLENSNGSLSLPAEVPGCVHTALLKQGYIQDPYYRFNDVAYGWIALDNWTYTTTFTVPSDMRAKQRVMLVFEGIDTISTVSLNGAAVGRTDNMFLQYDFSVGALLTEGDNVLTVSLASPVRYAAQRSEAHSYRVPPDCPPEVQRGQCHVNYIRKEQSSFSWDWGPSFPTAGLWKGVRLEAYDVLRVVHLATVPVYNQTSSGWSLQVELQVEVVAEVTRGQLTLSLPGLDTRQTFPVQFLPGRTRNTYTLHVTTSGAVELWWPSGHGDQPSYPLTLQGVLGPGLTFTADTKVYFRTVELVQEPVPGSPGLSFYFRVNGKAVFMKGSNWIPTHSFQDLVSPAVVRSLLESAVAANMNALRVWGGGVYQQDLFYSLCDELGVMVWQDFMFACALYPTEEDFMDSVREEVRQQVRRLKSHPSVVLWSGNNENEAALATNWFGIPGPERPLYVKDYVKLYVDNIRALVLEEDQSRPFLASSPTNGLASERQGWVADDPYDPRYGDSHYYSYSRDCWDWGAFPRTRFASEYGFQSWPSFSALQKVSVPEDWSWDGPFSSHRQHHAEGNRQMLEQAGLHYHLPNATDPLRRYRHTLYITQVRHGPPQEIQTHAVHHAGDAGPVRQGPDGVLQAESERGRRGQRSHHGRPLLAAQRHLAGPLLVLHRVRGQVEDAALLCPAVLRSGSASGVRGRRFHGDVRRV, from the exons ATGACACGGAAGAAAGTCTCGGAAGTACGAGTCAGAGAGGAAACTTCTCCGCTACTCCGCGATGTAAACATGACCATGCCTCCGACGTGCAGCGGGCTGTTGTGTTTATCTCTGCTCCTGGGGAAGAGCCTCCTCGTTTCGTCCGTGCAAGTTGTTACCACAGGTCAGCAGAACATCAGTCTGAACGGTAAATGGACTCTGGAGAACTCCAACGGATCCCTGTCGTTGCCTGCAGAGGTCCCGGGCTGCGTGCATACGGCCCTGCTGAAGCAGGGGTACATACAG GACCCTTACTACAGGTTCAACGATGTGGCCTACGGCTGGATCGCGTTGGACAACTGGACGTACACGACCACGTTCACTGTGCCTTCCGACATGAG AGCCAAGCAGAGAGTGATGCTGGTCTTTGAGGGCATCGACACCATATCTACAGTCTCTCTAAACGGAGCCGCTGTCGGCAGGACAGACAACATGTTCCTGCAATAC GACTTCAGCGTGGGGGCCCTGTTGACGGAGGGGGACAACGTGCTGACGGTTAGCCTAGCGTCGCCGGTGCGCTACGCCGCCCAGCGCAGCGAGGCGCACTCCTACAGGGTGCCTCCTGACTGCCCCCCGGAGGTCCAGCGGGGGCAGTGCCACGTCAACTACATCAGGAAg GAGCAGAGCTCCTTCAGCTGGGACTGGGGTCCCTCCTTCCCCACCGCAGGGCTCTGGAAGGGGGTCCGCCTGGAGGCCTACGACGTCCTCCGTGTGGTCCACCTCGCCACCGTCCCTGTCTACA ACCAGACCAGCTCTGGGTGGAGCCTGCAGGTGGAGctccaggtggaggtggtggcggaggtgaCCCGCGGCcagctcaccctctccctccctgggcTGGACACGCGGCAGACCTTCCCTGTGCAGTTCCTCCCTGGGAGGACCAGGAACACGTACACACTGCACGTCACCACG AGCGGAGCGGTGGAGCTGTGGTGGCCCAGCGGCCACGGGGACCAGCCCTCCTACCCCCTCACCCTTCAGGGGGTCCTGGGGCCGGGGCTGACCTTCACCGCAGACACCAAG GTGTATTTCCGCACAGTGGAGCTGGTCCAGGAACCGGTCCCGGGTTCCCCCGGCCTCAGCTTCTACTTCCGGGTCAATGGGAAGGCGGTTTTCATGAAGGGGTCGAACTGGATCCCAACACACTCCTTCCAGGACCTGGTCTCTCCCGCTGT CGTCCGGTCGCTGCTGGAGTCGGCGGTGGCGGCCAACATGAACGCTCTGAgggtgtggggagggggcgTGTACCAGCAGGACCTGTTCTACAGCCTCTGTGAtgagctgggtgtcatg GTCTGGCAGGACTTCATGTTCGCCTGCGCCCTCTACCCCACGGAGGAGGACTTCATGGACAGCGTCCGCGAGGAGGTCCGCCAACAG GTGAGGCGTCTGAAGTCCCACCCCTCAGTGGTGCTGTGGAGTGGGAACAACGAGAACGAGGCCGCCCTGGCAACCAACTGGTTCGGGATCCCGGGGCCCGAGAGGCCCCTGTACGTCAAGGACTACGTGAAGCTGTACGTGGACAACATCAGGGCCCTCGTCCTGGAG GAGGACCAGAGCCGGCCCTTCCTGGCGTCCAGCCCCACCAACGGGCTGGCCTCGGAGCGCCAGGGCTGGGTGGCCGACGACCCCTACGACCCCCGCTACGGGGACTCCCACTACTACAGCTACAGCCGCGACTGCTGGGACTGGGGCGCCTTCCCCCGCACGCGCTTCGCCTCCGAGTACGGCTTCCAGTCCTGGCCCTCCTTCTCCGCCCTGCAGAAG GTCTCGGTCCCAGAGGACTGGAGCTGGGACGGCCCGTTCTCCTCCCACCGCCAGCACCACGCCGAGGGGAACCGGCAGATGCTGGAGCAGGCGGGCCTCCACTACCACCTGCCCAACGCCACGGACCCCCTCAGGAGATACAGACACACGCTGTACATCACGCAGGTACGCCACGGACCCCCTCAGGAGATACAGACACACGCTGTACATCACGCAG GTGATGCAGGCCCAGTGCGTCAAGGCCCAGACGGAGTTCTACAGGCGGAGTCGGAGCGAGGTCGTCGGGGGCAAAGGTCACACCATGGGCGCCCTCTACTGGCAGCTCAACGACATCTGGCAGGCCCCCTCTTGGTCCTCCATCG AGTTCGGGGGCAAGTGGAAGATGCTGCACTACTTTGCCCAGCGGTTCTTCGCTCCGGTTCTGCCAGTGGGGTTCGAGGACGGCGTTTCCATGGTGATGTACGCCGTGTCTGA
- the LOC132457415 gene encoding ubiquitin-conjugating enzyme E2 D3-like isoform X1: MALKRINKELSDLGRDPPAQCSAGPVGDDMFHWQATIMGPNDSPYQGGVFFLTIHFPTDYPFKPPKVAFTTRIYHPNINSNGSICLDILRSQWSPALTISKVLLSICSLLCDPNPDDPLVPEIARIYKTDSQKYNKLAREWTEKYALL; this comes from the exons ATGGCATTGAAAAGGATCAACAAG gagcTCAGCGACCTGGGTCGTGACCCCCCAGCCCAGTGTTCAGCCGGCCCCGTGGGAGACGACA TGTTCCACTGGCAAGCCACCATCATGGGACCG aaTGACAGCCCATATCAGGGCGGCGTGTTCTTCCTCACCATCCACTTCCCCACAGACTACCCCTTCAAACCCCCCAAG GTTGCGTTCACGACGCGCATCTACCACCCGAACATCAACAGCAACGGCAGCATCTGCCTGGACATCCTGCGGTCGCAGTGGTCCCCCGCCCTCACCATCTCCAAAG TGCTCCTCTCCATCTGCTCCCTGCTCTGTGACCCCAACCCAGACGACCCGCTGGTCCCAGAGATCGCCCGCATCTACAAAACAGACAGTCAGAA GTATAACAAACTAGCTCGGGAGTGGACAGAGAAGTATGCCTTGCTCTAG
- the LOC132457415 gene encoding ubiquitin-conjugating enzyme E2 D3-like isoform X2 gives MALKRINKELSDLGRDPPAQCSAGPVGDDMFHWQATIMGPNDSPYQGGVFFLTIHFPTDYPFKPPKVAFTTRIYHPNINSNGSICLDILRSQWSPALTISKVLLSICSLLCDPNPDDPLVPEIARIYKTDSQKYSRIAKEWTQKYAM, from the exons ATGGCATTGAAAAGGATCAACAAG gagcTCAGCGACCTGGGTCGTGACCCCCCAGCCCAGTGTTCAGCCGGCCCCGTGGGAGACGACA TGTTCCACTGGCAAGCCACCATCATGGGACCG aaTGACAGCCCATATCAGGGCGGCGTGTTCTTCCTCACCATCCACTTCCCCACAGACTACCCCTTCAAACCCCCCAAG GTTGCGTTCACGACGCGCATCTACCACCCGAACATCAACAGCAACGGCAGCATCTGCCTGGACATCCTGCGGTCGCAGTGGTCCCCCGCCCTCACCATCTCCAAAG TGCTCCTCTCCATCTGCTCCCTGCTCTGTGACCCCAACCCAGACGACCCGCTGGTCCCAGAGATCGCCCGCATCTACAAAACAGACAGTCAGAA aTACAGCAGGATAGCTAAAGAATGGACACAGAAGTACGCCATGTGA